The proteins below come from a single Corynebacterium glyciniphilum AJ 3170 genomic window:
- a CDS encoding FtsW/RodA/SpoVE family cell cycle protein, with protein MFRDAHARGTELALLVFSAVILGIALIALQFSQGNELNSEVAVLVGGYIAIFGVAHVVMCLKAPNADQILLPVAAMLNAIGLVMIYRIDLAAETTRSNSQVMWTVIALVIFAAVIWFLKSHNSLQNYAFLLGLGGLILSALPIVWPTSINADAKVWISLGPVSIQPGEFAKIMLLIFFAALLVNKRALFSVAGYRVLGLQFPRLRDLGPILLVWGLAILISIFQNDFGPALLLFGTVLGMLYMATGRSSWLVVGLGLAVIGAWGVFQISDKIQDRFTNFIDPLATYEEGTGYQLSQALFGMSFGGLTGTGLGEGYPQNVPVAYADFIMSSIGEELGFVGLAAVLMLFAVFVTRGFIIALKTPDSFGKLVAAGLSLTLAIQVFVVTGGISKLLPMTGLTTPFMSHGGSSLLANYILLAILLKISHDVNTRKAAQQPATDADARYADPQTSLNPVVNDQYSSQNAREARS; from the coding sequence ATGTTCCGTGACGCCCACGCCCGCGGCACCGAACTAGCGTTGCTGGTCTTCTCCGCCGTCATCCTCGGTATCGCCCTGATCGCCCTGCAGTTCTCGCAGGGCAATGAACTGAATTCCGAGGTCGCCGTCCTGGTCGGCGGGTACATCGCGATCTTCGGCGTCGCCCATGTGGTGATGTGCCTGAAGGCTCCCAACGCCGACCAGATTCTGCTGCCGGTCGCCGCGATGCTCAACGCCATCGGCCTGGTGATGATCTACCGCATCGACCTGGCCGCGGAAACCACCCGCTCGAACTCGCAGGTGATGTGGACAGTGATCGCGTTGGTGATCTTCGCCGCAGTCATCTGGTTCCTGAAGTCCCACAACAGTCTGCAGAACTACGCTTTCCTGCTCGGTCTCGGTGGCCTGATCCTGTCCGCCCTGCCGATTGTGTGGCCGACGTCGATCAATGCCGACGCCAAAGTCTGGATCAGTCTCGGCCCGGTCTCCATCCAGCCCGGTGAGTTCGCCAAGATCATGCTGCTGATCTTCTTCGCCGCCCTGCTGGTCAACAAGCGCGCACTGTTCTCCGTGGCCGGCTACCGCGTCCTGGGGCTGCAGTTCCCCCGCCTGCGTGACCTCGGACCGATCCTGCTGGTCTGGGGCCTGGCGATCCTCATCTCGATCTTCCAGAATGACTTCGGCCCTGCCCTGCTGCTCTTCGGCACAGTGCTGGGCATGCTCTACATGGCCACCGGACGCTCGTCCTGGCTGGTTGTCGGGCTCGGGCTCGCCGTCATCGGCGCCTGGGGGGTCTTCCAGATCTCCGACAAGATCCAGGACCGGTTCACCAACTTCATCGACCCGCTGGCCACCTACGAGGAAGGGACCGGCTACCAGCTGTCCCAGGCCTTGTTCGGCATGTCCTTCGGTGGGCTGACCGGAACAGGTCTCGGTGAGGGCTACCCCCAGAACGTGCCGGTCGCCTACGCCGACTTCATCATGTCCTCCATCGGCGAGGAACTCGGGTTCGTGGGGCTGGCGGCCGTGCTCATGCTGTTCGCCGTCTTCGTGACCCGCGGGTTCATCATCGCACTGAAGACCCCGGACTCCTTCGGCAAGCTTGTCGCCGCCGGTCTGTCACTGACCCTGGCGATCCAGGTGTTCGTGGTCACCGGTGGCATCTCCAAGCTGCTGCCCATGACCGGCCTGACCACACCGTTCATGTCCCACGGCGGTTCCAGTCTGCTGGCGAACTACATCCTGCTGGCGATCCTGCTGAAGATCTCCCATGACGTGAACACGCGCAAGGCCGCACAGCAGCCGGCCACGGACGCCGATGCCCGGTACGCCGATCCGCAGACGTCCCTCAACCCGGTTGTGAACGACCAGTACAGCAGCCAGAACGCCAGGGAGGCCCGCTCATGA
- a CDS encoding MspA family porin, translating into MTFTKKTTRTISAAAVSITAAATLGLTAIAPAAAAPTLPWPAPVTGGPTDLPDRQVSRTTADGWVLHAAKTDESVNIAPPLDASATTGEAFGTLTGNVWIDGNGAPELTGAMFDAGYQIGCGVDISSGVDVELAGTAGIAPHADAGIEGGPSVQVDLPSVTGVSAGADATARAEAGVDGKIEASPTVQAHLNPGGVSDISLVSMPVDPDYKRASAGFTGAHLQINGCAGPVSIRSYVTVSTTSPTSVDAVSVYGKATRIR; encoded by the coding sequence ATGACGTTCACCAAGAAGACCACACGCACAATCTCTGCGGCAGCTGTCAGCATCACCGCAGCCGCCACCCTCGGCCTGACCGCGATCGCCCCGGCCGCCGCTGCACCCACCCTGCCGTGGCCAGCACCGGTCACCGGCGGGCCGACCGACCTGCCCGACCGCCAGGTCTCCCGCACCACCGCCGACGGCTGGGTCCTGCACGCCGCCAAGACAGACGAGTCGGTCAACATCGCCCCGCCCCTGGACGCCTCAGCCACCACCGGCGAAGCCTTCGGCACCCTCACCGGCAACGTCTGGATCGACGGTAACGGCGCCCCCGAACTCACCGGCGCGATGTTCGACGCCGGCTACCAGATCGGCTGCGGGGTCGACATCTCCAGCGGTGTCGACGTCGAACTCGCCGGCACCGCCGGTATCGCACCCCACGCCGACGCCGGCATCGAAGGCGGACCCAGCGTCCAGGTCGACCTGCCCAGCGTCACCGGAGTCTCCGCCGGTGCCGACGCCACCGCCCGCGCCGAAGCCGGCGTCGACGGAAAAATCGAGGCCTCCCCCACCGTGCAGGCACACCTCAACCCCGGTGGCGTGTCCGACATCTCCCTGGTCAGCATGCCCGTCGACCCGGACTACAAGCGCGCCTCCGCTGGGTTCACCGGCGCGCACCTGCAGATCAACGGGTGCGCCGGCCCGGTGAGCATCCGCTCCTATGTCACCGTGTCCACCACCTCACCAACCTCGGTCGACGCGGTCAGCGTCTACGGAAAAGCCACCCGCATCCGCTAG
- a CDS encoding penicillin-binding transpeptidase domain-containing protein produces MNRSIRNVSVFTFVLVVILLVNLTWIQGFQTSRYAENSLNSRQYYEMKSIPRGQISAGGQVLAESQADEDGFYTRDYPTTPASYGAVLGYLSDRYGASGIEASQNSILDGTDDSLFATRAWDTLTGKERRGANVELTLQPNVQQVAYDELSSRGYSGSVVALRPSTGEVLAMASTPSFDPSVVSSTDAATADAAFEELQASPDAPLLNRSTQQTQPPGSTFKLITTAAALAAGDNADTMVNGESQITLPDTTTTLENYDGTSCGAPEVPLRTAFSKSCNTSFVDLVNRHGEESFRATAEGFGIGAEDDEDFGLPIQNSTIGDIPDSAALSQSAIGQRDVALTPLQNAVIAATIANDGVRMKPHIVKQVTGSDLNVIQETRPEEAGRAIDSGVASQLTELMQGAEEYAGGSSDIASKTGTAEHGEDSRNSNPHAWYVAFGPAEDADVAVAVLVENGGDAGQAATGGSVAAPIGRAVINAALQEAQ; encoded by the coding sequence ATGAACAGGTCCATCCGCAACGTCTCGGTCTTCACGTTCGTGCTGGTGGTGATCCTCCTGGTCAACCTCACGTGGATCCAGGGGTTCCAGACCTCCCGCTACGCGGAGAACTCGCTGAACTCCCGCCAGTACTACGAGATGAAGTCGATCCCGCGGGGGCAGATCTCCGCCGGCGGCCAGGTGCTCGCCGAATCCCAGGCGGATGAGGACGGCTTCTACACCCGTGACTACCCGACCACACCCGCGTCCTACGGTGCGGTGCTGGGATACCTCTCCGACCGCTACGGCGCCTCCGGTATCGAGGCATCACAGAACTCCATCCTCGACGGGACGGACGACTCGCTCTTCGCCACCCGCGCCTGGGACACCCTCACCGGTAAGGAGCGCCGGGGAGCCAACGTGGAACTCACCCTGCAGCCCAATGTGCAGCAGGTCGCGTACGACGAACTGTCGTCGCGCGGATACTCGGGTTCCGTCGTGGCTCTCCGCCCGTCCACCGGTGAAGTGCTGGCGATGGCCTCGACCCCCAGCTTCGACCCGTCCGTCGTCAGCAGCACCGACGCCGCCACCGCGGACGCCGCCTTCGAGGAACTCCAGGCGAGCCCGGATGCTCCGCTGCTGAACCGCTCGACGCAGCAGACCCAGCCGCCCGGCTCCACCTTCAAGCTGATCACCACGGCTGCCGCCCTGGCCGCCGGTGACAACGCCGACACCATGGTCAACGGCGAATCGCAGATCACGCTGCCGGACACCACGACGACCCTGGAGAACTACGACGGCACGTCCTGCGGGGCCCCCGAGGTTCCGCTGCGCACCGCGTTCTCGAAGTCCTGCAACACCTCCTTCGTGGATCTGGTGAACCGCCACGGTGAGGAGTCCTTCCGCGCCACGGCCGAAGGCTTCGGCATCGGCGCGGAGGACGACGAGGACTTCGGTCTGCCGATCCAGAACTCCACCATCGGTGACATCCCGGACTCCGCGGCGCTGAGCCAGTCTGCGATCGGTCAGCGCGACGTCGCGCTGACCCCGCTGCAGAACGCCGTCATCGCCGCGACGATCGCCAACGACGGCGTGCGCATGAAGCCGCACATCGTCAAGCAGGTCACCGGTTCCGACCTCAACGTGATCCAGGAGACCCGGCCCGAGGAAGCCGGCCGCGCCATCGACTCCGGCGTCGCCTCCCAGCTCACCGAGCTGATGCAGGGTGCCGAGGAGTACGCTGGCGGGTCATCAGACATCGCCTCCAAGACCGGTACCGCGGAACACGGCGAAGACTCCCGCAACTCCAACCCGCACGCCTGGTACGTGGCCTTCGGCCCCGCCGAGGACGCCGACGTGGCCGTCGCCGTGCTGGTGGAGAACGGTGGCGATGCTGGACAGGCCGCCACCGGTGGTTCCGTCGCAGCACCTATCGGACGGGCAGTGATCAACGCAGCACTCCAGGAAGCCCAGTAA
- the pknB gene encoding Stk1 family PASTA domain-containing Ser/Thr kinase, giving the protein MDLSNTRLGGRYLLGPIIGTGGMSDVYAATDELLGRDIAVKMMRADLARDDTFLERFRREAKNAAKLNHHAIVAVYDTGQTDEAHGSVPYIVMERVHGQTLRDIVRDSGPFPLDEASRVMAEVCRALGFSHEAGIIHRDIKPANIMITNTGAVKVMDFGIARALSDTSSAMTQTAAVIGTAQYLSPEQARGKSAEARSDIYAAGCVFYEIATGQPPFSGESPFSVAFQHVQETPLPPSQVQGMNLDPDPALALDAVTLTAMAKDPSDRYDSSADMAADLQRMAEGRMPLAAQAYTDEPVQEPSTSHLPVAAPTPAPADEPEPAPDAPRTEKKRRRGWVVALWIIAILALIGGGTAVAWNWFGGSDDTEQTSEQVQIPDVSGQPRDEAMSALEDAGFDVDIEDRPDAEIPRDQAIGTEPGFGSSLPHGSQLTLLVSSGQEVTDVPDLTGMTTQQAQQALQDAGLRLRSNVSEQASESVDEGRVIEQTHPSGSQVSKGTEVGITVSTGPEDVRVPRVTGQSRDDAVQNLEDAGFEVDVTMVDSSEDENRVLSASNEGTTQPRGTTITIEVSRGNQFTMPQLVGRDYDEVYSTLQQAGWRGGPDRVNRTNVNQLDPLAVGRVVGQSAQEGETIDRNAPITVRVNVLGIP; this is encoded by the coding sequence ATGGACCTGAGCAATACCCGGCTCGGCGGTCGGTACCTCCTGGGGCCCATCATCGGCACCGGAGGTATGTCCGACGTCTATGCGGCGACCGACGAACTACTCGGGCGCGACATCGCAGTGAAGATGATGCGGGCTGACCTCGCCCGCGACGACACCTTCCTCGAGCGGTTCCGCCGTGAGGCGAAGAACGCCGCGAAACTGAACCACCACGCGATCGTCGCCGTCTACGACACCGGCCAGACCGACGAGGCGCACGGCTCCGTGCCTTACATCGTGATGGAACGGGTCCACGGCCAGACCCTGCGCGACATCGTGCGCGACTCCGGCCCGTTCCCCCTCGACGAGGCCTCCCGGGTGATGGCGGAGGTGTGCCGGGCCCTGGGCTTCTCGCACGAGGCCGGCATCATCCACCGCGACATCAAACCCGCGAACATCATGATCACCAACACCGGCGCGGTGAAGGTGATGGACTTCGGTATCGCCCGCGCACTGTCGGACACCAGCTCGGCGATGACACAGACCGCCGCGGTCATCGGCACCGCCCAGTACCTCTCCCCGGAACAGGCCCGCGGCAAGTCCGCTGAGGCCCGCTCCGACATCTACGCCGCCGGATGTGTCTTCTACGAGATCGCCACCGGCCAACCCCCGTTCTCGGGCGAATCGCCGTTCTCTGTGGCGTTCCAGCACGTGCAGGAGACTCCGCTGCCGCCGTCGCAGGTCCAGGGCATGAACCTCGACCCGGATCCGGCACTGGCCCTGGACGCGGTCACCCTGACCGCCATGGCGAAGGATCCGTCCGACCGCTACGACTCCAGCGCAGACATGGCAGCGGACCTGCAACGGATGGCCGAGGGACGGATGCCGTTGGCGGCTCAGGCCTATACGGATGAGCCGGTGCAGGAACCGTCCACATCACACCTGCCCGTCGCCGCACCGACTCCAGCGCCTGCCGACGAGCCGGAGCCGGCACCGGACGCACCGCGCACGGAGAAGAAGCGCCGTCGCGGATGGGTCGTGGCCCTGTGGATCATCGCCATCCTGGCCCTCATCGGCGGCGGCACCGCCGTGGCCTGGAACTGGTTCGGCGGCAGCGACGACACGGAGCAGACCAGCGAACAGGTGCAGATCCCGGACGTCTCCGGCCAACCCCGGGACGAGGCCATGAGTGCGCTCGAGGACGCCGGTTTCGACGTCGACATTGAGGACCGACCGGACGCCGAAATCCCCCGCGATCAGGCCATCGGTACGGAACCCGGGTTCGGTTCCTCACTTCCCCACGGCTCTCAGCTGACCCTGCTGGTGTCGTCGGGCCAGGAGGTCACCGATGTCCCCGACCTCACCGGTATGACCACCCAGCAGGCCCAGCAAGCGCTGCAGGACGCCGGCCTGCGCCTGCGGTCCAACGTCTCCGAGCAGGCCAGCGAGAGCGTCGACGAAGGCCGCGTCATCGAACAGACCCACCCCTCGGGGTCGCAGGTTTCCAAGGGGACCGAAGTGGGCATCACCGTGTCCACCGGGCCGGAAGACGTCCGCGTCCCCCGTGTCACCGGTCAGTCCCGCGACGATGCGGTGCAGAACCTTGAGGATGCCGGGTTCGAGGTCGACGTCACCATGGTCGACTCCTCCGAGGACGAGAACCGTGTCCTGTCCGCATCCAACGAGGGCACCACGCAGCCGCGTGGCACCACCATCACCATCGAGGTCTCCCGCGGCAACCAGTTCACCATGCCCCAGCTCGTCGGACGGGACTACGACGAGGTTTACAGCACCCTGCAGCAGGCCGGCTGGCGCGGCGGCCCCGACCGGGTGAACCGGACGAACGTCAACCAGCTCGACCCACTGGCCGTGGGCCGCGTCGTCGGACAATCGGCCCAGGAAGGCGAGACGATCGACCGTAACGCCCCGATCACCGTGCGGGTCAACGTCCTCGGTATCCCGTAG
- a CDS encoding PP2C family protein-serine/threonine phosphatase, translating into MTETTATPLALNYAALSDRGLVRSNNEDSAVASPHLLALADGMGGHAAGEVASELMITSLYVLENTLSQGVEPSGDRLLTMLAEAMDDGNRAIAAHVDDNPTQEGMGCTLTTMLFDGASLGVCHVGDSRGYLFRDGTLTQITKDDTFVQSLVDEGKLAPEDVSSHPQRSLILKALTGRPVEPTLSLREAQPGDRYLLCSDGLSDPVSFDTIRDVLATGTPEEAGSQLINLALRGGGPDNVTVVVADVVDPASLPEGAVLPTAPALAGAVNTNAPELPRPNTSAGRASAVNIVQRPRAAQPEPGAESPSPGPDAEEPEPKKRRRKGLIITLAAALVLIVAAGATVWYVRDSLSQSYFIAVADSGAAATTTVSTPPVTGGAGTSTAAPADPSAPADPSGAPASSETPPAPSTTAAAAESGSPIQIYQGAPGSILGISTQSVYQEVCLTDDGDVRLVPAGSDDDCHRFSTADLTPAARGTLDNLPRDSYDEIQGQIRRLAEQTLPVCVTRDNNSGSRGGEPSDLTTPGVSCREVN; encoded by the coding sequence ATGACAGAGACCACCGCCACGCCCCTCGCCCTGAACTACGCGGCCCTGTCCGACCGCGGCCTGGTGCGCTCCAACAACGAGGACTCCGCCGTCGCCTCACCCCACCTGCTGGCCCTCGCCGACGGAATGGGCGGCCACGCCGCAGGCGAAGTTGCCTCCGAGCTGATGATCACCTCCCTCTACGTCCTGGAGAACACCCTCTCCCAAGGTGTGGAGCCCTCCGGTGACCGGCTGTTGACGATGCTCGCCGAGGCCATGGACGACGGCAACCGCGCCATCGCCGCCCACGTCGACGACAACCCCACCCAGGAGGGCATGGGCTGCACGTTGACCACCATGCTCTTCGACGGGGCATCACTGGGTGTCTGCCATGTCGGCGACTCTCGCGGCTACCTCTTCCGCGACGGCACCCTCACCCAGATCACCAAGGACGACACTTTCGTGCAGTCCCTGGTGGACGAAGGCAAGCTCGCCCCCGAAGACGTCAGCAGCCACCCGCAGCGCTCGCTGATCCTCAAGGCCCTCACCGGTCGCCCCGTCGAACCGACGCTGTCCCTGCGTGAGGCGCAGCCCGGTGACCGCTATCTGCTGTGCTCGGACGGCCTGTCCGACCCGGTCAGCTTCGACACCATCCGTGACGTGCTGGCCACCGGCACCCCGGAGGAGGCCGGCTCGCAGTTGATCAACCTGGCCCTGCGCGGCGGTGGCCCGGACAACGTCACCGTGGTCGTGGCCGACGTCGTCGACCCGGCGTCCCTGCCGGAGGGCGCCGTCCTGCCCACCGCCCCCGCCCTCGCCGGCGCGGTGAACACCAATGCCCCCGAGCTGCCGCGTCCGAACACCTCGGCGGGACGCGCCTCGGCGGTCAACATCGTGCAGCGCCCCCGTGCCGCCCAGCCGGAGCCCGGAGCCGAATCTCCGTCGCCGGGCCCGGACGCCGAGGAGCCCGAACCGAAGAAGCGACGTCGTAAGGGGCTGATCATCACTCTCGCCGCAGCCCTCGTACTCATCGTCGCCGCCGGCGCGACGGTCTGGTACGTACGTGACTCGCTCAGCCAGTCCTACTTCATCGCCGTCGCTGACTCCGGCGCCGCAGCAACCACCACGGTGTCCACACCCCCGGTGACCGGCGGTGCCGGCACCTCGACAGCCGCGCCGGCCGACCCGTCCGCACCTGCGGACCCGTCCGGTGCCCCGGCTTCCTCGGAAACACCACCGGCTCCGTCGACCACGGCGGCCGCCGCCGAATCCGGTTCACCGATCCAGATCTACCAGGGTGCTCCGGGGAGCATCCTGGGCATCTCGACCCAGTCGGTGTACCAGGAGGTCTGCCTCACCGATGACGGCGATGTCCGGCTGGTTCCCGCCGGGAGCGACGACGACTGCCACCGCTTCTCCACGGCCGACCTCACCCCGGCTGCCCGAGGCACACTCGACAACCTGCCCCGTGACTCCTACGACGAGATCCAGGGGCAGATCCGTCGTCTCGCTGAACAGACCTTGCCGGTCTGCGTCACCCGCGACAACAACTCAGGTTCACGCGGCGGGGAGCCCTCGGACCTCACCACACCCGGTGTGTCGTGCAGGGAGGTGAACTGA
- a CDS encoding DUF3662 and FHA domain-containing protein: MDLFGRFRKLDSSLQRGLDNGFARVFGGEVVPAEIDELLKQEVEDTLMEDHTGTVYAPSSYRVHVSEHDHTALLEKRPDLANELRGRLQRFIRNEGWDTHHPVAVEIVKDDGLHTGQLKARSSFEKTEQPEPHWPRSEPDSGRSSVAHSYDADEPAPAADPNPLVGLARPSQSPQAAQAAQQDQQNQQPEQDPDLGEPLQSYPGTEVISHNAQAPANNADEATGAANAAAGEQVPQTTVTLYLQDGSARSFLLQHGTNVIGRGNAVDFRLPDTGVSRQHAEITWDGYDAVLTDLKSTNGTTVNEIPVDSWLLADGDVITIGHSEIDVRFS; the protein is encoded by the coding sequence ATGGACCTCTTCGGTCGCTTCCGTAAGCTCGACAGCTCCCTGCAGCGCGGGCTGGACAACGGCTTCGCGCGCGTCTTCGGCGGCGAGGTCGTCCCCGCCGAAATAGACGAACTGCTGAAGCAGGAGGTCGAGGACACCCTCATGGAGGACCACACCGGCACCGTCTACGCCCCCTCCTCCTACCGCGTCCACGTTTCCGAACACGATCACACCGCCCTACTCGAGAAGCGTCCCGACCTCGCCAACGAGCTCCGCGGCCGCCTCCAACGCTTCATCCGCAACGAAGGGTGGGACACACACCATCCCGTCGCCGTTGAGATCGTGAAGGACGACGGACTACACACCGGGCAGTTGAAGGCCCGGTCCTCCTTCGAGAAGACCGAACAGCCCGAACCGCACTGGCCGCGTAGCGAACCGGACTCGGGGCGCAGTTCCGTCGCCCACTCCTACGACGCCGACGAGCCCGCCCCCGCTGCCGACCCGAACCCCCTCGTCGGACTGGCACGTCCGTCCCAGTCACCGCAGGCCGCCCAGGCTGCGCAACAGGACCAGCAGAATCAGCAGCCCGAACAGGACCCCGACCTCGGCGAGCCGTTGCAGAGTTATCCCGGCACCGAGGTGATCTCGCACAACGCCCAGGCCCCGGCGAACAACGCCGATGAGGCCACCGGCGCCGCGAACGCCGCCGCGGGGGAACAGGTTCCTCAGACCACCGTGACCCTCTACCTCCAGGACGGCTCGGCCCGCAGCTTCCTGCTGCAGCACGGCACGAACGTCATCGGCCGCGGCAATGCGGTCGACTTCCGTCTGCCGGACACCGGCGTCTCCCGTCAGCACGCCGAGATCACCTGGGACGGGTACGACGCCGTCCTGACCGACCTGAAGTCCACGAACGGCACCACCGTCAACGAGATTCCGGTGGACAGCTGGCTACTCGCCGACGGCGACGTCATCACCATCGGGCACAGCGAGATCGACGTTCGGTTCAGTTGA
- a CDS encoding serine/threonine-protein kinase, translating into MTPRDRAAADRLQRVLDTHYDSAAGRRFEVSRIIGRGGMSTVWLAYDTIGERDVAVKVLKPELTDDAEFRDRFRQEAEAAETIQSENVVRTFDYGEQADVDGSGIAYCFIVMEYVQGESLADILGRQRTLPEVMVLDLIAQAAVGLQAIHERQLIHRDIKPGNLMVTADGVVKITDFGIAKAASAVPLTRTGMVVGTAQYVSPEQAQGLSIRPSSDVYSLGVVGYEVLVGERPFSGDSTVSVALKHINEPAPELPENISAPMRQLIAICLRKDPARRYPDGAALAAATVPVRDGEMPPDPASGVAPVVAAATAGQAPTGQGRLGEVTDEANMGPAPRTRSNRGWIWALGIGLVALLGVLVWFLTQGDDESAVPPTETTTVTSEVTEEQTVVPEPIETEDPVETPTDDTTPTDTTPTEGPTDGPTDTTNPSQPTQPTVPEPEVPTEEPTNPGNPDTSDQASQEQPDPSGNAGTTGDGDSGDEESGWSVMGRL; encoded by the coding sequence ATGACCCCACGGGACCGGGCGGCCGCCGACCGTCTCCAACGCGTCCTCGACACCCACTACGACTCCGCCGCAGGACGACGGTTCGAGGTGTCCCGCATCATCGGCCGTGGCGGCATGTCCACCGTCTGGCTGGCGTACGACACCATCGGCGAGCGGGACGTGGCCGTCAAGGTGCTCAAACCCGAACTCACCGATGACGCGGAGTTCCGCGACCGCTTCCGGCAGGAAGCCGAAGCCGCCGAAACCATCCAGTCCGAGAACGTGGTGCGCACCTTCGACTACGGCGAGCAGGCCGACGTCGACGGCAGCGGCATCGCCTACTGCTTCATCGTGATGGAGTACGTGCAGGGTGAGTCGCTGGCGGACATCCTCGGGCGCCAGCGCACCCTGCCGGAGGTGATGGTCCTCGACCTCATCGCCCAGGCTGCCGTCGGCCTGCAGGCCATCCACGAACGCCAGCTGATCCACCGCGACATCAAACCCGGCAACCTCATGGTCACCGCCGACGGTGTCGTGAAGATCACCGACTTCGGTATCGCCAAGGCCGCTTCCGCCGTCCCGCTGACCCGTACCGGCATGGTGGTCGGCACCGCGCAGTATGTGTCCCCGGAGCAGGCACAGGGGTTGTCCATCCGGCCGTCCAGCGACGTCTACTCGCTCGGCGTGGTCGGCTATGAAGTGCTCGTGGGCGAACGTCCGTTCTCCGGTGACTCCACGGTGTCGGTGGCGTTGAAGCACATCAACGAACCTGCACCCGAGCTCCCCGAGAACATCAGCGCCCCGATGCGCCAGTTGATCGCGATCTGCCTGCGCAAGGATCCTGCGCGCCGGTATCCGGACGGTGCAGCGCTGGCGGCCGCCACCGTCCCGGTGCGCGACGGTGAGATGCCCCCGGACCCGGCCAGCGGGGTGGCACCGGTCGTTGCCGCTGCCACCGCCGGACAGGCCCCGACCGGCCAGGGCCGGCTCGGTGAAGTCACCGATGAAGCGAACATGGGTCCGGCGCCCCGCACCCGCAGTAACCGCGGCTGGATCTGGGCACTGGGCATCGGCCTGGTCGCACTCCTCGGTGTCCTGGTGTGGTTCCTCACCCAGGGCGACGACGAATCCGCGGTGCCGCCGACGGAGACGACCACGGTCACCAGTGAAGTCACCGAGGAGCAGACCGTCGTCCCCGAGCCGATCGAGACCGAAGATCCCGTGGAGACACCGACGGACGATACGACGCCCACCGACACGACGCCTACCGAGGGCCCGACAGACGGCCCGACCGACACCACGAACCCCTCGCAGCCGACCCAACCCACGGTCCCGGAGCCCGAGGTGCCGACGGAGGAGCCCACGAATCCCGGTAACCCCGACACCTCTGACCAGGCATCTCAGGAACAGCCGGACCCCAGTGGTAACGCCGGGACCACCGGCGACGGTGACTCCGGGGACGAGGAGTCCGGCTGGAGCGTCATGGGACGTCTGTGA
- a CDS encoding FHA domain-containing protein FhaB/FipA, with translation MQTTLVLLAKIALLVVLWLFVWVAVRAMRKDVNAMAATAGAAPASGPSTGAATGPKPSGGRGFRRATPPGSLTVISGPLTGTTLNLQGYQDVTLGRSGSCTIVLEDDFASGTHARLFQQSGTWLLEDLDSRNGSFLNGQRIDQPEQLSAGQEIRIGQTTVRLEA, from the coding sequence ATGCAGACGACTCTGGTGCTGCTCGCCAAGATCGCCCTGCTCGTCGTGCTGTGGCTGTTCGTCTGGGTGGCCGTCCGCGCCATGCGTAAGGACGTGAACGCCATGGCAGCCACAGCAGGTGCTGCGCCTGCCTCCGGCCCGTCCACCGGCGCTGCGACCGGCCCCAAACCGTCGGGCGGCCGCGGTTTCCGTCGTGCCACTCCCCCGGGCTCGTTGACGGTGATCTCCGGCCCACTGACCGGGACAACACTCAATCTGCAGGGCTACCAGGACGTGACCCTGGGCCGCTCCGGCTCCTGCACCATTGTCCTGGAGGACGACTTCGCCTCCGGAACCCACGCCCGGCTGTTCCAGCAGTCCGGCACCTGGCTGCTCGAGGACCTCGACTCACGTAACGGTTCCTTCCTCAACGGGCAGCGTATCGACCAGCCCGAACAGCTCTCCGCAGGCCAGGAGATCCGCATCGGCCAGACCACGGTGAGGTTGGAAGCATGA